The following coding sequences lie in one Bacillus rossius redtenbacheri isolate Brsri chromosome 13, Brsri_v3, whole genome shotgun sequence genomic window:
- the LOC134538165 gene encoding basic salivary proline-rich protein 1-like, whose product MKLLAVVLMAVLVLHSAHGYEEKASSPPPKPSGNPPTGTPPGSPPSGTPSGPPPTGKPMKSFIPDDRVSSLASRLQQVLLSEKDVQERFKLCVHVCGSW is encoded by the coding sequence ATGAAGCTGCTCGCAGTCGTGTTGATGGCCGTGCTCGTGCTGCACAGCGCGCATGGCTACGAGGAGAAGGCCAGCTCTCCGCCGCCGAAGCCATCCGGTAATCCCCCGACCGGGACACCACCCGGCTCCCCCCCATCGGGGACACCATCCGGCCCCCCACCCACAGGGAAGCCCATGAAGTCCTTCATCCCGGACGACCGCGTGAGCAGCCTGGCGTCGCGCCTGCAGCAAGTGCTGCTGTCCGAGAAGGACGTGCAGGAGAGGTTCAAGCTGTGTGTGCACGTCTGCGGCAGTTGGTGA